The following coding sequences are from one Molothrus aeneus isolate 106 chromosome Z, BPBGC_Maene_1.0, whole genome shotgun sequence window:
- the LPL gene encoding lipoprotein lipase, with protein MWRKAFLAAVCLCLRWGAALGEEGKNNFAGIESKFSLRTPAEPDEDVCYLVPGQVNSLAQCNFNHTSKTFVVIHGWTVTGMYESWVPKLVDALYKREPDSNVIVVDWLDRAQQHYPVSAAYTRLVGKDVAMFIDWMEEQFNYPLNNLHLLGYSLGAHAAGIAGNLTKKKVNRITGLDPAGPTFEYADELTRLSPDDAEFVDVLHTYTRGSPDRSIGIQKPVGHIDIYPNGGGFQPGCNLGEALRLIAEKGLGDVDQLVKCSHERSIHLFIDSLLNEEKPSMAYRCNTKEAFEKGLCLSCRKNRCNNLGYKVNRVRTKRNTKMYLKTRAQMPYKVFHYQVKIHFFAKTNMTKTNQPFLISLYGTLDKSENIAFTLPEISTNKTFSFLIYTEVDIGDLFMVKLQWEKDTFFSWSDWWTPFTFDIQRIRMKSGESQKKVVFCSRDGTSHLSKGEEAAIFVKCSEQPINRKRGGTKRASKENSAHESA; from the exons ATGTGGAGGAAGGCGTTCCTGGCCGCCGTGTGCCTCTGCCTGCGCTGGGGGGCTGCTCTCGGCG AAGAAGGCAAAAACAATTTTGCGGGAATCGAGAGCAAGTTTTCCTTACGGACGCCTGCAGAGCCCGATGAGGATGTCTGCTACCTGGTTCCTGGGCAGGTGAACAGCCTGGCACAGTGCAACTTCAATCATACCAGTAAAACCTTTGTGGTGATCCATGGGTGGACG gtGACAGGGATGTATGAAAGTTGGGTCCCAAAGCTGGTGGATGCTCTGTACAAGAGGGAGCCTGACTCAAACGTCATTGTGGTGGACTGGCTAGATCGAGCTCAGCAGCACTACCCGGTGTCGGCTGCATACACCAGGCTGGTGGGAAAGGATGTTGCTATGTTTATTGACTGGATGGAG GAGCAATTTAATTATCCTCTCAACAATCTCCACTTGCTGGGGTACAGTCTAGGTGCCCATGCTGCTGGGATTGCTGGGAATCTGACCAAAAAGAAAGTGAACAGAATTACTG GGCTGGATCCTGCTGGTCCTACCTTTGAGTATGCTGATGAACTCACTCGCCTCTCCCCGGATGATGCTGAGTTTGTGGATGTCCTACACACCTACACCCGAGGCTCTCCAGACCGCAGCATTGGGATCCAGAAGCCTGTTGGACACATTGATATTTATCCCAATGGTGGAGGTTTCCAGCCAGGTTGCAATTTGGGAGAAGCACTGCGTCTGATTGCTGAGAAAGGGCTTGGAG ATGTGGATCAGCTGGTGAAATGCTCCCATGAACGATCCATCCACCTCTTCATCGACTCTCTCCTCAATGAAGAAAAGCCAAGCATGGCCTACCGCTGCAACACAAAGGAGGCCTTTGAGAAGGGCCTCTGCCTGAGCTGCCGCAAGAACCGCTGCAACAATTTGGGTTACAAGGTCAACAGAGTGagaacaaagagaaacactAAAATGTATCTGAAAACCCGTGCTCAGATGCCCTATAAAG TCTTTCATTATCAGGTCAAGATTCATTTCTTTGCAAAGACTAACATGACGAAGACAAACCAGCCATTCCTGATCTCTCTCTATGGCACTCTAGACAAGAGTGAGAACATTGCTTTCACACT GCCTGAAATCTCCACAAACAAGACCTTCTCCTTCCTGATTTACACAGAAGTGGATATTGGAGACCTGTTTATGGTGAAGCTGCAGTGGGAAAAAGACACCTTCTTCAGCTGGTCAGATTGGTGGACTCCCTTTACATTTGATATCCAGAGAATCAGAATGAAGTCAGGGGAAAGTCAGAAAAA AGTGGTGTTCTGTTCTCGAGATGGCACCTCACATCTCAGTAAGGGAGAAGAGGCAGCAATATTTGTGAAATGCTCGGAGCAGCCCATCAACAGGAAGAGAGGAGG taCCAAGAGAGCCTCGAAAGAAAATTCTGCTCATGAATCTGCTTAA